One window of Alkaliphilus metalliredigens QYMF genomic DNA carries:
- a CDS encoding helix-turn-helix domain-containing protein, with amino-acid sequence MDDLIYNYMALLEAILSTEEVLPDLILHKYGLLELSPRELRELEAMEMKRLYKEKWTYKQIAEKFDMTDSGVYRRMKGFRGDCE; translated from the coding sequence ATGGATGATTTGATCTATAACTATATGGCTCTACTAGAGGCCATTCTATCCACCGAAGAAGTGTTGCCGGATCTTATTCTTCATAAATATGGATTGTTGGAACTAAGCCCAAGAGAATTAAGGGAGCTGGAGGCCATGGAGATGAAAAGGTTATATAAGGAGAAGTGGACCTATAAGCAGATTGCTGAGAAGTTTGATATGACCGATAGTGGGGTTTATCGGAGGATGAAGGGGTTTAGGGGAGATTGTGAATAA
- a CDS encoding AAA family ATPase produces MGRLAIRKVIYSGDNYYFESPHLDDGLVILEGPNGHGKSTFMDLIYYGLGGKVIGFDKSDKNAKKKHTEIFNDQNNYIELLIEIDGKEFELTRYIGNNQITVVDFNETVIQTSISRLHQIEQPVFSDWILDKLGISVFDIVQGTNEFKLNLSDLMRLIYHDQSTDIDKVYKDPDNSNFITDSLEIRKAIFEVLIGKNYNDYYESLGKYKIKFKEYEEAKAVLDSYNHFLDEIKNDDLENVIHIEERIKENNDRIKKIEAERELAYASKNSVSKTFEIIDDQKKLLFSYEDEKAYLVRNKFDINKFVDKIMYLINESQKELEEIQKIRFVDKKLKLFNPDTCPYCLHEVKRQENKCICGSEIEESEYEKFFYTDSEYLEIMQIKQKSIKSLIDLLEKKKNRMDFLESQILIMSNKITEVREYINLLNRDVQFNYNIAFIKELNKKENEIESDIIELKQAKELSFKKENLASKCNTLRVQVDSLKNQTDRLLALANEDIITKLNSFSEQYLALMKQADDKCYNAYLGQDYMPVINHSEYRERSSQVSKRLMYFVTLLLESLSSDTNFPQLLLIDTPRKEGIDLENLIKCISLFSTADDVDKKKNKGYQIILTTGIDAYPEDDKKKVFLTLVKEKKYLLSEKQIEIEDNDNMNT; encoded by the coding sequence ATGGGACGATTAGCTATTAGAAAAGTTATATATAGTGGGGATAATTATTATTTTGAATCACCTCATTTAGATGATGGATTAGTAATTCTAGAAGGTCCAAATGGACATGGTAAAAGTACATTTATGGATTTGATTTATTATGGACTTGGTGGAAAAGTAATTGGCTTTGATAAGTCAGATAAAAATGCTAAAAAAAAGCATACTGAAATCTTTAACGATCAAAATAACTACATAGAGCTTTTAATTGAAATTGATGGTAAAGAATTTGAATTAACAAGATATATTGGTAATAATCAAATTACTGTTGTAGATTTTAATGAGACAGTAATACAGACTTCCATATCTCGTTTGCATCAAATCGAGCAACCAGTATTTTCGGATTGGATATTAGATAAATTAGGTATTAGTGTATTTGACATAGTACAAGGTACTAATGAGTTTAAATTAAATCTTTCGGATTTAATGAGATTAATATATCATGATCAATCAACTGATATTGACAAAGTATATAAAGACCCTGATAATTCAAATTTTATAACTGATTCATTAGAAATTCGTAAAGCTATATTTGAGGTGCTAATTGGAAAAAATTATAATGATTACTATGAAAGTTTAGGGAAATATAAAATTAAGTTTAAAGAATATGAAGAAGCAAAAGCTGTATTGGATAGTTATAATCACTTCCTTGATGAAATTAAGAATGATGATTTAGAAAATGTTATTCACATTGAAGAGAGAATTAAAGAGAATAATGATAGGATCAAGAAAATTGAAGCGGAACGAGAATTAGCATATGCATCAAAAAATAGTGTGAGTAAAACATTTGAAATAATTGATGACCAGAAAAAGCTTCTGTTTTCATACGAAGATGAAAAAGCATATTTAGTAAGAAATAAATTTGATATTAATAAGTTTGTAGATAAAATCATGTACTTAATAAATGAATCTCAAAAAGAATTAGAAGAGATTCAAAAAATAAGATTTGTCGATAAAAAACTCAAATTATTTAACCCTGATACATGTCCATATTGCCTTCATGAGGTTAAGAGACAAGAAAATAAATGTATATGCGGTAGTGAAATTGAAGAATCGGAATATGAAAAATTCTTTTATACAGATAGTGAATACTTGGAGATTATGCAGATTAAGCAAAAATCTATAAAGTCATTAATTGATTTATTGGAAAAGAAAAAAAATAGAATGGATTTTCTTGAAAGTCAAATACTGATTATGAGTAATAAAATTACTGAGGTAAGAGAGTACATAAATTTATTAAATAGAGATGTTCAATTCAACTATAACATTGCATTTATTAAAGAGTTAAATAAAAAAGAAAATGAAATAGAATCAGACATTATTGAGTTAAAACAAGCAAAAGAACTATCGTTTAAGAAAGAAAACTTGGCTAGCAAATGTAATACCTTACGAGTTCAAGTTGATTCTTTAAAGAATCAAACTGATAGATTATTAGCGTTGGCAAATGAGGATATTATTACAAAGCTAAATAGTTTTAGCGAACAGTATCTTGCTTTAATGAAACAAGCTGATGATAAGTGTTACAATGCGTATCTTGGGCAAGACTATATGCCAGTAATAAATCATAGTGAATATAGAGAACGAAGTTCTCAAGTATCAAAAAGATTAATGTACTTTGTTACACTATTACTTGAAAGTCTATCGAGTGATACGAATTTCCCACAACTTTTGTTAATTGATACACCAAGAAAAGAAGGAATTGACTTGGAGAACTTAATAAAGTGTATCTCTTTATTTTCTACTGCAGATGATGTTGATAAAAAGAAGAATAAGGGATATCAAATAATTTTAACAACTGGAATTGATGCATATCCTGAAGACGATAAGAAAAAAGTATTTTTGACGTTAGTGAAGGAGAAGAAATACTTATTGTCTGAAAAACAAATTGAGATTGAAGATAATGACAATATGAACACGTAA